The following coding sequences lie in one Candidatus Tanganyikabacteria bacterium genomic window:
- a CDS encoding glutamate-5-semialdehyde dehydrogenase, whose protein sequence is MATLRTRTVRDQALAAKAAWPALATSPTALRNRLLQDLAERLEASQDAILRANEEDLAKAEAEGLAPPLIDRLSLKKDRIRGMAEGARTVAGLPDPLGQTVRGWTRPNGLRIEQVRVPLGVVGFVYESRPNVTIESAALCLKAGNALVLRGGSSALASNRALVKVLHQSFGAVHLPPSLVTFIDSPDRAAVDEMLGLTGILDVVIPRGGEGLIRRTIEVAKVPVIETGVGNCHVFVDASADPGMARKIVLNAKTQRPGVCNAAETLLVHEAWAPHLAGLLGALCEAGVEIRGCSRTRELFPAAREASPDDWDTEYLDLILAVRVVDSVEGAISHVSRHGSGHSEAIVTNDVSNAEKFVAEVDAAAVYVNASTRFTDGGEFGFGAEVGISTQKLHARGPMGLAELTTTKYVVRGDGQIRS, encoded by the coding sequence ATGGCGACGCTCAGGACCCGGACCGTGCGCGACCAGGCGCTGGCGGCCAAGGCCGCCTGGCCTGCGCTCGCGACTTCCCCCACGGCCCTGCGCAACCGGTTGCTGCAGGATCTGGCCGAGCGGCTCGAGGCCTCGCAGGATGCCATCCTGCGCGCCAACGAGGAGGATCTCGCGAAGGCCGAGGCCGAGGGTCTGGCGCCCCCGCTCATCGACCGGCTCTCGCTGAAGAAGGACCGCATCCGCGGCATGGCCGAAGGCGCCCGCACCGTGGCCGGCCTGCCCGATCCGCTGGGGCAGACGGTCCGCGGCTGGACCCGGCCCAACGGCCTGCGCATCGAGCAAGTGCGCGTCCCCCTCGGTGTGGTGGGCTTCGTGTACGAATCGCGGCCCAACGTCACCATCGAGAGCGCCGCGCTGTGCCTCAAGGCGGGCAACGCCCTGGTGCTGCGGGGCGGGTCCTCGGCACTCGCGAGCAACCGGGCGCTGGTCAAGGTGCTGCACCAGAGCTTCGGCGCCGTCCATCTGCCGCCCAGCCTCGTGACCTTCATCGATTCGCCGGATCGGGCGGCGGTCGACGAGATGCTCGGCCTGACGGGCATCCTGGACGTCGTGATCCCCCGCGGCGGCGAGGGCCTGATCCGGCGGACGATCGAGGTGGCGAAGGTGCCCGTGATAGAGACCGGCGTGGGCAATTGCCACGTGTTCGTGGACGCGTCGGCCGACCCGGGCATGGCGCGCAAGATAGTCCTCAACGCGAAGACCCAGCGGCCCGGCGTATGCAACGCCGCCGAGACGCTCCTCGTGCACGAAGCCTGGGCGCCGCATCTGGCGGGCCTGCTGGGCGCGCTGTGCGAGGCCGGGGTCGAGATCCGCGGTTGCTCGCGCACCCGGGAGCTCTTCCCGGCCGCCCGCGAGGCGTCGCCGGACGACTGGGACACCGAGTACCTGGATCTCATCCTGGCGGTGCGCGTGGTGGACTCGGTCGAGGGGGCGATCTCGCACGTTTCGCGCCACGGCAGCGGCCACAGCGAGGCAATAGTGACCAACGACGTCTCGAATGCCGAGAAGTTCGTGGCGGAGGTCGACGCGGCGGCCGTTTACGTCAACGCGTCCACCCGCTTCACCGACGGCGGCGAATTCGGCTTCGGCGCCGAGGTCGGCATCTCGACCCAGAAACTGCACGCTCGCGGCCCCATGGGCCTCGCGGAGCTCACCACGACCAAGTACGTCGTGCGGGGCGACGGCCAGATCAGGAGCTGA
- the proB gene encoding glutamate 5-kinase, which translates to MGIAMIVVIKVGTSTIASDRGLNGRFLLAFAGALGDIVARGHRVVVVTSGAVGAGRWRLSVPRPRTIAEKQAAAAVGQGLLMHAYESLLAPLGVASAQLLLTRGDLVDRQRYLNARTTLHALLTYDPPVVPIVNENDSVAVEELKFGDNDALSALVAGLVDADWLVMLTDVAGLFDRPPAEPGARIVPEVDEITPAVEALAGGSGSDLGTGGMATKLEAAKIATSSGTAVALLSGANPAAVLDLLEERPVAGTRFRARGDRLEARRKWLAFGRPVRGTLVLDDGAVGAVLRSGKSLLPAGISELAGEFEAGEAVSLRAGDGREVARGVSNYASVDLARILGKRTVEIEDILGFKVADEVVHRNNMVVL; encoded by the coding sequence ATGGGGATAGCGATGATCGTCGTGATCAAGGTCGGCACCAGCACGATCGCCTCGGACCGGGGCCTCAACGGCCGGTTCCTCCTGGCGTTCGCGGGGGCGCTGGGCGATATCGTCGCCCGCGGCCACCGGGTCGTGGTGGTCACCTCGGGCGCGGTGGGCGCCGGCCGCTGGCGCCTCTCGGTGCCCAGGCCGCGGACCATCGCCGAGAAGCAGGCGGCCGCCGCCGTCGGCCAGGGCCTGCTGATGCACGCCTACGAGTCCTTGCTGGCGCCCCTGGGCGTGGCTTCGGCGCAGTTGCTCCTCACCCGCGGCGATCTGGTCGACCGGCAGCGCTACCTCAACGCCCGCACGACGCTGCATGCCCTGCTCACCTACGATCCGCCGGTGGTGCCCATCGTCAACGAAAACGACTCGGTGGCAGTCGAGGAGCTCAAGTTCGGCGACAACGACGCGCTCTCGGCCCTGGTGGCGGGCCTGGTCGACGCCGACTGGCTCGTGATGCTGACCGACGTGGCCGGCCTCTTCGACCGGCCGCCGGCGGAACCGGGGGCGCGAATCGTGCCCGAGGTCGACGAGATCACCCCCGCCGTCGAGGCCCTGGCGGGCGGCAGCGGATCGGACCTGGGCACCGGCGGGATGGCCACCAAGCTGGAGGCGGCCAAGATCGCCACGTCGAGCGGTACCGCGGTGGCGCTGCTGTCCGGCGCGAATCCCGCGGCCGTCCTCGACCTCCTCGAGGAGCGCCCGGTAGCGGGCACGCGGTTCCGCGCCCGGGGCGACCGCCTCGAGGCGCGCCGCAAGTGGCTGGCTTTCGGCCGGCCGGTCAGGGGCACCCTGGTGCTGGACGACGGCGCGGTGGGCGCCGTGCTCCGCAGCGGCAAGTCCCTGCTGCCGGCCGGCATCAGCGAGTTGGCCGGCGAGTTCGAGGCCGGCGAGGCGGTTTCGCTGCGGGCGGGCGACGGCCGCGAGGTGGCCCGCGGCGTTTCGAACTACGCATCCGTGGATCTGGCCCGGATCCTGGGGAAGAGAACCGTAGAGATCGAAGACATTCTCGGATTCAAGGTTGCGGACGAAGTAGTACACCGCAATAACATGGTGGTGCTGTAG